One region of Anaeromyxobacter paludicola genomic DNA includes:
- a CDS encoding TolC family protein, which produces MTGLTLALALAAAQPQPLPPPSAPAAQPQPLTTSAPAAGPVLPLDEALRQAQARNLDLKAAQARLEQSNQLSAKAWSGYLPQLSAAATYTHNNVEAAIQLPTGYYVRDAAGGAVPPGTTTTQPPAYDPASPASPTNPPGGPTTLLLYPSGYETAVVQKQDQLNAQLQLTQALFAPAVWYAVKTARTGEELSASTVEAARRDILFGAAQLYYGAASLKQAVAVQERILATNRDHERDARARYEAGTVPKITLLRAEIDRARSEQDLKRAQSSYAQARISLATLLDRKDTAFEVELPPEPATAAGDLEARALSERPDVRAARQTVTLDAQQRDALYTGYLPALGAFGHYRWSNASGFTGLDTSWDLGLSLSWNLFDGGLREANLREARARLAEAEATRASTEAKAVDEVQRARLDLDSAVANRAKADEQLALARENHRLVEVNFRAGAATYVEVSDAVSALVSAELGRVNEGLNADLAALRLQKAAGLFNPVK; this is translated from the coding sequence ATGACGGGTCTCACCCTGGCGCTCGCGCTCGCCGCGGCGCAGCCGCAGCCACTCCCGCCCCCCTCGGCCCCGGCGGCGCAGCCGCAGCCGCTCACGACCTCCGCCCCGGCGGCCGGCCCCGTGCTCCCGCTCGACGAGGCGCTCCGCCAGGCGCAGGCGCGCAACCTCGACCTCAAGGCGGCGCAGGCCCGGCTGGAGCAGTCGAACCAGCTCTCGGCCAAGGCCTGGAGCGGGTACCTGCCGCAGCTCTCGGCCGCCGCGACCTACACGCACAACAACGTCGAGGCCGCGATCCAGCTGCCGACCGGCTATTACGTCCGCGACGCCGCCGGCGGCGCCGTGCCGCCCGGGACGACGACCACGCAGCCCCCCGCCTACGATCCCGCGAGCCCGGCCAGCCCCACCAACCCGCCGGGCGGCCCGACGACGCTGCTCCTGTACCCGTCGGGCTACGAGACCGCGGTGGTGCAGAAGCAGGACCAGCTGAACGCGCAGCTCCAGCTCACGCAGGCCCTCTTCGCCCCGGCGGTCTGGTACGCCGTGAAGACCGCCCGCACCGGCGAGGAGCTCTCCGCCTCGACGGTGGAGGCCGCGCGCCGCGACATCCTCTTCGGCGCGGCGCAGCTCTACTACGGGGCGGCGAGCCTGAAGCAGGCGGTGGCGGTGCAGGAGCGGATCCTCGCCACCAACCGCGACCACGAGCGCGACGCCCGCGCCCGCTACGAGGCCGGGACGGTCCCCAAGATCACGCTGCTCCGGGCCGAGATCGACCGCGCCCGGTCGGAGCAGGACCTGAAGCGCGCGCAGTCCTCCTACGCGCAGGCCCGGATCTCCCTCGCGACGCTCCTCGACCGGAAGGACACGGCGTTCGAGGTGGAGCTGCCGCCCGAGCCCGCCACCGCCGCCGGCGACCTCGAGGCGCGGGCCCTCTCGGAGCGGCCCGACGTGCGGGCGGCGCGGCAGACGGTGACGCTCGACGCGCAGCAGCGCGACGCGCTCTACACGGGCTACCTGCCCGCGCTCGGCGCGTTCGGCCACTACCGCTGGTCGAACGCCTCCGGCTTCACCGGCCTGGACACGAGCTGGGATCTCGGGCTCTCGCTCTCCTGGAACCTCTTCGACGGCGGGCTGCGCGAGGCCAACCTGCGCGAGGCCCGCGCGCGCCTGGCCGAGGCCGAGGCCACCCGGGCGAGCACCGAGGCCAAGGCGGTGGACGAGGTGCAGCGTGCCCGGCTCGACCTCGACAGCGCGGTCGCGAACCGCGCCAAGGCCGACGAGCAGCTCGCGCTCGCGCGCGAGAACCACCGGCTCGTGGAGGTGAACTTCCGCGCCGGCGCCGCCACCTACGTCGAGGTCTCCGACGCGGTCTCGGCGCTGGTCTCGGCGGAGCTGGGCCGGGTGAACGAGGGGCTCAACGCCGACCTCGCCGCGCTCCGGCTGCAGAAGGCGGCCGGGCTCTTCAACCCGGTGAAGTAG
- a CDS encoding sensor histidine kinase, whose amino-acid sequence MALPAEEILQALPSAIAVLEPDLPELRYRYVNSAYQQLRPDRAMVGRTVSEVWPEYAAEWLRLAAQVLEGGQRYQAADVPFFRGRPGAPPREVWYSFTFDRLAARPPRPAELLVQVVETTAHVEQRRSAMRLAQAASRSASLLDALFSAAPLGLAFVDRDLRFERVNAALAALDGVAVKEHLGRPVQELLPGCRGEARARDFRRILETGEPMLDVELEGDTPGRPGDVRAWRESWFPVHQGDEVVGLGVVVADVTAERRIAELQKNLMGLVSHDLRTPLSAIRTGVHLLFQQGGPEERRSRILSRMSSSADRMQSIIHDLLDFSRIQASGGLAISRRPARIEEVCARAVQEVRELKPSCDVRLTSHGDGAGEWDPERLVQVVSNLVTNAVQHSRPGAPVLVAAEGLADEVRVEVRNQGEPIPEELRRRLFRPFSRGPRAGSFGLGLYIVREIVRSHGGAVEVRSTPEEGTSFTVRLPRRAAP is encoded by the coding sequence GTGGCGCTCCCGGCAGAGGAGATCCTGCAGGCGCTGCCCTCCGCCATCGCGGTGCTCGAGCCCGACCTGCCCGAGCTCCGGTACCGCTACGTCAACTCGGCCTACCAGCAGCTCCGGCCCGATCGCGCCATGGTCGGGCGCACCGTCTCCGAGGTCTGGCCCGAGTACGCGGCCGAGTGGCTAAGGCTCGCCGCCCAGGTCCTCGAGGGCGGGCAGCGCTACCAGGCGGCCGACGTGCCCTTCTTCCGGGGGCGGCCCGGCGCCCCGCCCCGGGAGGTCTGGTACAGCTTCACCTTCGACCGGCTGGCCGCCCGCCCGCCGCGCCCGGCGGAGCTCCTCGTCCAGGTGGTGGAGACGACCGCGCACGTCGAGCAGCGGCGCTCCGCCATGCGGCTCGCGCAGGCGGCGAGCCGCAGCGCCTCCCTCCTCGACGCCCTCTTCTCGGCCGCGCCCCTCGGCCTCGCCTTCGTCGATCGCGACCTGCGCTTCGAGCGGGTCAACGCCGCGCTCGCCGCGCTCGACGGCGTCGCGGTGAAGGAGCACCTCGGCCGGCCGGTGCAGGAGCTCCTGCCCGGCTGCCGCGGCGAGGCGCGCGCCCGCGACTTTCGCCGCATCCTCGAGACCGGCGAGCCGATGCTCGACGTGGAGCTCGAGGGCGACACCCCGGGCCGCCCGGGCGACGTCCGCGCCTGGCGCGAGAGCTGGTTCCCGGTGCACCAGGGCGACGAGGTGGTGGGGCTCGGCGTGGTGGTGGCCGACGTGACCGCCGAGCGCCGGATCGCCGAGCTCCAGAAGAACCTCATGGGGCTGGTGAGCCACGACCTGCGCACGCCCCTCTCCGCCATCCGCACCGGCGTCCACCTCCTCTTCCAGCAGGGGGGGCCGGAGGAGCGCCGGTCGCGGATCCTGAGCCGGATGTCCTCGAGCGCCGACCGGATGCAGTCGATCATCCACGACCTGCTCGACTTCAGCCGGATCCAGGCCTCGGGCGGCCTCGCCATCTCGCGGCGGCCGGCCCGGATCGAGGAGGTCTGCGCCCGCGCCGTGCAGGAGGTGCGGGAGCTCAAGCCCTCCTGCGACGTCCGGCTCACCAGCCACGGCGACGGGGCCGGCGAGTGGGACCCGGAGCGGCTCGTGCAGGTGGTCTCGAACCTGGTGACGAACGCGGTGCAGCACAGCCGGCCGGGCGCGCCGGTGCTGGTCGCCGCCGAGGGGCTCGCGGACGAGGTCCGGGTCGAGGTGCGCAACCAGGGCGAGCCGATCCCCGAGGAGCTGCGGCGCCGCCTCTTCCGGCCCTTCTCGCGCGGGCCGCGCGCCGGGAGCTTCGGCCTCGGCCTCTACATCGTCCGCGAGATCGTGCGCAGCCACGGCGGCGCCGTGGAGGTCCGCTCCACGCCCGAGGAGGGGACGTCGTTCACCGTGCGGCTGCCGAGGCGCGCCGCGCCGTGA
- a CDS encoding tetratricopeptide repeat protein, giving the protein MPPGAPLPLSRGAGEGEGGGEIRSQLAAPPQPSSPERGGSAAGWGEPSSQAAEPFDAAEPFPAVEPFDAAEPFPAAEPEPFPAAEPFPASGAFPEPEPFPAAEAFPASEPPPAGPAEPDLAALEAAFGAEDDPFTSVPAPPTVGRPAAPPPAPAPEAPLFDAPPAPAAPAEAPAASGAPPAAEPDGLGGLGSFEAAELENLLDEGKGASHATRAAPAPGAAAAAAGPGTLPMALGSGAPTSAEAHRAPFFASRRRVIAAAGAGAAALLVLAAGVGAGFTHHGFFFHATLFHRTGPDRPGARYVRQAREKLAQGDYAGRRAALDLADQALRIDGRDAEAAGLYAQAAFALQRLHGGGDQAAQRSQQLLEALDGDAAEPALLEARLARALLPGNEAGLQAPLAALEKLAARDEKGADPEMFYLLADAARARRDLAKARAWLDRAERARPGTARGREAQALLAQARGDAPTARALLEDARKREPTRSAAALELGAVLEAQGELGPAEEAARAAIAPDAAGRLGPRERARAHALLAQIASRRAAPVADVERELEQAVREDAGYLPARLAWARQLSRRGAYDQALAALSPASGSRDPVFLEAWARALAQGGRQLDANTALDTALAAAPGEPRLLLAKGAVQESLGKRAEAEKLYEDAARRDPGFWEARLALGLSRLRGGDPEKAAPDIQLAVEKAPGDPEPQAGLGELWLARKDLAKAEQSFRRALQLDPQHPAAHDGLGRVLLARGDEAGATAELQKALAADPHRAGAQVSLGQLLWQKRDLPGAQAAFSAAVAQDPRSALARARLGAVELEQGQADPALNDLLAASNLDAGVAEVQYWLSRALLAKNETAQAVEHGRKAVELAPDEPAYALALGAAQEKAGAAAEAAESYKAAIARAPGLLEAYERLSGAYLSQGRTAEAVAALDRAIAVAPREQRLKVALGDCRAKMGQPAEAIRLYRAALAADPGQKAAYYKIARATHEASGAAAALGWYEKAAREEPRNPMPHYYLGFASKERGDRAGAVRSFKRYLELKPDAEDRKDIEAEVEDMGGRAR; this is encoded by the coding sequence TTGCCACCCGGAGCCCCTCTTCCCCTCTCCCGCGGAGCGGGGGAGGGAGAGGGCGGGGGCGAGATCCGGAGCCAGCTGGCCGCCCCGCCCCAGCCCTCCTCGCCCGAGCGGGGAGGGAGCGCCGCCGGTTGGGGGGAGCCGTCGTCGCAGGCGGCCGAGCCATTCGACGCCGCGGAGCCTTTCCCGGCGGTCGAGCCGTTCGATGCCGCGGAGCCGTTCCCGGCGGCCGAGCCCGAGCCCTTCCCGGCCGCCGAGCCCTTCCCGGCCTCCGGAGCGTTCCCGGAGCCCGAGCCGTTCCCGGCAGCCGAAGCGTTTCCGGCGTCCGAGCCACCTCCCGCCGGCCCCGCCGAGCCGGACCTCGCCGCGCTCGAGGCGGCGTTCGGGGCGGAGGACGACCCGTTCACGAGCGTGCCGGCGCCGCCCACCGTCGGCCGGCCCGCCGCGCCCCCGCCGGCGCCCGCGCCGGAGGCGCCGCTCTTCGACGCGCCGCCGGCCCCAGCCGCGCCTGCCGAGGCGCCCGCCGCTTCGGGCGCGCCGCCCGCGGCGGAGCCGGACGGGCTCGGCGGGCTCGGCAGCTTCGAGGCGGCCGAGCTCGAGAACCTGCTCGACGAGGGCAAGGGCGCGTCGCACGCCACCCGCGCCGCCCCGGCCCCGGGCGCCGCCGCCGCCGCCGCCGGGCCGGGCACGCTCCCCATGGCGCTCGGGAGCGGCGCGCCCACCTCGGCGGAGGCGCACCGCGCGCCCTTCTTCGCGAGCCGCCGGCGCGTGATCGCGGCCGCCGGCGCGGGCGCGGCGGCGCTCCTCGTGCTCGCGGCCGGCGTGGGCGCCGGCTTCACCCACCACGGCTTCTTCTTCCACGCCACGCTCTTCCACCGCACCGGCCCGGATCGCCCGGGGGCCCGCTACGTCCGCCAGGCCCGCGAGAAGCTCGCGCAGGGCGACTACGCGGGGCGGCGCGCCGCCCTCGACCTCGCCGACCAGGCGCTCCGGATCGACGGCCGCGACGCCGAGGCGGCCGGCCTCTACGCCCAGGCCGCCTTCGCGCTGCAGCGGCTGCACGGCGGCGGGGACCAGGCCGCGCAGCGCTCGCAGCAGCTCCTCGAGGCCCTGGACGGCGACGCCGCCGAGCCGGCGCTCCTCGAGGCCCGGCTCGCGCGCGCGCTCCTCCCCGGCAACGAGGCCGGGCTCCAGGCCCCGCTCGCCGCGCTCGAGAAGCTGGCCGCGAGGGACGAGAAGGGCGCCGACCCGGAGATGTTCTACCTGCTCGCCGACGCCGCGCGGGCCCGCAGGGACCTCGCCAAGGCCCGCGCCTGGCTCGACCGCGCCGAGCGAGCGCGCCCGGGCACGGCGCGCGGCCGCGAGGCGCAGGCGCTGCTCGCGCAGGCCCGCGGCGACGCGCCCACGGCGCGCGCGCTGCTCGAGGACGCCCGCAAGCGCGAGCCGACCCGCAGCGCGGCGGCGCTCGAGCTCGGGGCGGTGCTCGAGGCCCAGGGGGAGCTCGGCCCGGCCGAGGAGGCGGCGCGGGCGGCCATCGCCCCCGACGCGGCGGGGCGGCTCGGCCCCCGCGAGCGGGCGCGGGCCCACGCGCTCCTCGCCCAGATCGCGAGCCGCCGCGCGGCCCCGGTCGCCGACGTGGAGCGCGAGCTCGAGCAGGCGGTCCGCGAGGACGCGGGCTACCTCCCGGCGCGGCTCGCCTGGGCCCGCCAGCTCTCGCGGCGGGGCGCCTACGACCAGGCGCTCGCGGCGCTCTCGCCGGCCAGCGGCAGCCGCGATCCGGTGTTCCTGGAGGCCTGGGCCCGGGCCCTCGCGCAGGGCGGCCGTCAGCTCGACGCCAACACCGCCCTCGACACGGCGCTCGCCGCCGCGCCGGGGGAGCCGCGCCTCCTGCTCGCGAAGGGCGCCGTCCAGGAGTCGCTCGGGAAGCGGGCCGAGGCGGAGAAGCTCTACGAGGACGCCGCCCGGCGCGACCCCGGCTTCTGGGAGGCGCGGCTCGCCCTGGGCCTCTCGCGGCTGCGCGGCGGCGACCCCGAGAAGGCCGCCCCCGACATCCAGCTCGCGGTGGAGAAGGCCCCGGGCGACCCCGAGCCGCAGGCCGGCCTCGGGGAGCTGTGGCTCGCCCGCAAGGACCTCGCCAAGGCGGAGCAGTCGTTCCGCCGGGCGCTGCAGCTCGACCCGCAGCACCCGGCGGCCCACGACGGGCTCGGGCGCGTGCTCCTGGCGCGCGGCGACGAGGCGGGCGCGACGGCCGAGCTCCAGAAGGCGCTCGCCGCCGATCCGCACCGGGCCGGGGCGCAGGTCTCGCTCGGCCAGCTCCTCTGGCAGAAGCGGGACCTCCCGGGCGCGCAGGCCGCCTTCTCGGCGGCGGTGGCGCAGGATCCGCGGAGCGCGCTCGCCCGCGCGCGGCTCGGCGCGGTGGAGCTCGAGCAGGGGCAGGCCGATCCGGCGCTGAACGACCTGCTCGCCGCCTCCAACCTCGACGCCGGCGTGGCCGAGGTCCAGTACTGGCTCTCCCGCGCCCTGCTCGCGAAGAACGAGACCGCCCAGGCGGTGGAGCACGGGCGCAAGGCGGTGGAGCTCGCGCCCGACGAGCCCGCGTACGCGCTGGCGCTCGGCGCGGCCCAGGAGAAGGCGGGCGCCGCGGCCGAGGCGGCCGAGTCGTACAAGGCGGCCATCGCCCGCGCCCCCGGGCTGCTCGAGGCCTACGAGCGGCTCTCGGGCGCCTACCTGTCGCAGGGGCGGACCGCCGAGGCGGTCGCGGCCCTCGACCGCGCCATCGCGGTCGCGCCGCGCGAGCAGCGGCTCAAGGTCGCGCTCGGCGACTGCCGCGCGAAGATGGGCCAGCCCGCGGAGGCGATCCGGCTCTACCGGGCGGCGCTCGCCGCCGACCCGGGCCAGAAGGCCGCCTACTACAAGATCGCGCGGGCCACCCACGAGGCTTCCGGCGCCGCCGCCGCGCTCGGCTGGTACGAGAAGGCGGCCCGGGAGGAGCCCCGGAACCCGATGCCCCACTACTACCTGGGCTTCGCCAGCAAGGAGCGGGGGGACCGGGCCGGGGCGGTCCGGTCCTTCAAGCGGTACCTCGAGCTCAAGCCGGACGCCGAGGACCGCAAGGACATCGAGGCCGAGGTCGAGGACATGGGGGGCCGCGCCCGGTAG
- a CDS encoding polysaccharide deacetylase family protein, producing the protein MSGLAALSIDLDALRHYHRIHGLPDPPAGAGPDPVYAKATARFGELCARLGVRGTVFAVGEELADPAAAAAVRALARGGHEIANHTFSHDYALTRLPADALAAEVARGAAAIAAAVGTPPCGFRAPGYTLTAPLLAALAAQGYRYDSSAFPAAPYWLAKAAVMGLLALRGRPSRAILDRPRVLAAPRAPYRPDPAEPYRPGPATAGAAPGLLELPITTGLLGFPLIGTFVATLPPGLLRAARAGTSRLPLFNLELHGVDLLDASDTRPELSARQRDLRAPASRKLAAIEAFARSLGRSWRPLAEVPAALGVQG; encoded by the coding sequence GTGAGCGGGCTCGCCGCGCTGTCGATCGACCTCGACGCGCTCCGGCACTACCACCGCATCCACGGCCTGCCCGACCCGCCCGCCGGCGCGGGCCCGGATCCGGTCTACGCGAAGGCGACCGCGCGCTTCGGCGAGCTCTGCGCGCGGCTCGGCGTCCGGGGGACGGTCTTCGCCGTCGGCGAGGAGCTCGCCGACCCGGCGGCCGCGGCGGCGGTGCGGGCGCTCGCCCGCGGCGGGCACGAGATCGCGAACCACACCTTCTCGCACGACTACGCGCTCACGCGCCTCCCCGCGGACGCGCTGGCGGCGGAGGTGGCGCGGGGGGCCGCGGCGATCGCCGCGGCGGTGGGGACGCCGCCCTGCGGCTTCCGCGCGCCCGGGTACACGCTCACCGCGCCCCTCCTCGCGGCGCTCGCGGCGCAGGGCTACCGCTACGACTCGTCCGCCTTCCCGGCGGCGCCCTACTGGCTCGCCAAGGCGGCGGTGATGGGGCTGCTCGCGCTGCGCGGCCGACCCTCGCGCGCCATCCTCGACCGGCCCCGCGTGCTGGCCGCGCCCCGCGCGCCCTACCGGCCCGACCCGGCGGAGCCGTACCGCCCCGGCCCGGCGACCGCGGGCGCGGCCCCGGGGCTCCTGGAGCTGCCCATCACCACCGGGCTCCTGGGGTTCCCGCTCATCGGCACCTTCGTGGCCACCCTCCCGCCCGGGCTCCTCCGCGCCGCCCGGGCGGGGACCTCGCGCCTGCCGCTCTTCAACCTGGAGCTCCACGGCGTGGATCTCCTCGACGCCTCCGACACGCGCCCGGAGCTCTCGGCCCGCCAGCGCGACCTCCGCGCGCCGGCGTCGCGGAAGCTCGCGGCCATCGAGGCGTTCGCGCGCTCGCTCGGCCGCTCCTGGCGGCCCCTGGCGGAGGTCCCGGCGGCGCTCGGCGTCCAGGGCTGA
- a CDS encoding lysophospholipid acyltransferase family protein, with translation MADLGKLLQERLKALTYELGGPGTQARIEKLTPPRNEFGVDPYGFDVEYTTAAIAPLLWLYRKYFRVEVHGIERVPPEGRLLFVANHSGQLPFDAAMILVALFVELDPPRAARTLVEKWVSTLPFVSTLYARCGQIVGTPENCRRLLAADEALIVFPEGVRGLNKPWSKRYQLQGFGQGFLRLALECDTPIVPVGVVGAEEQSMALTELPRLARLLSMPALPLTPTGLPFPLPSRYHLWFGDPLRFEGSPDDDDAELERKVDAVKGAIDGLLKQGLAERKHVFW, from the coding sequence ATGGCCGACCTCGGCAAGCTCCTCCAGGAGCGGCTCAAGGCGCTCACCTACGAGCTCGGCGGGCCGGGCACGCAGGCCCGCATCGAGAAGCTCACGCCCCCCCGGAACGAGTTCGGGGTGGACCCGTACGGCTTCGACGTGGAGTACACCACCGCGGCCATCGCCCCGCTCCTCTGGCTCTACCGCAAGTACTTCCGCGTCGAGGTCCACGGCATCGAGCGGGTCCCGCCCGAGGGCCGGCTGCTCTTCGTCGCCAACCACTCCGGCCAGCTCCCCTTCGACGCCGCCATGATCCTGGTGGCGCTCTTCGTGGAGCTCGATCCGCCGCGCGCGGCCCGCACCCTGGTGGAGAAGTGGGTCTCGACGCTGCCCTTCGTCTCCACGCTCTACGCCCGCTGCGGGCAGATCGTGGGCACGCCCGAGAACTGCCGCCGGCTCCTCGCCGCCGACGAGGCGCTGATCGTCTTCCCGGAGGGCGTGCGCGGGCTCAACAAGCCCTGGTCGAAGCGCTACCAGCTCCAGGGGTTCGGGCAGGGCTTCCTCCGGCTGGCGCTCGAGTGCGACACCCCCATCGTGCCGGTCGGCGTCGTCGGCGCCGAGGAGCAGTCGATGGCCCTCACCGAGCTGCCGCGCCTGGCGCGCCTGCTCTCGATGCCGGCCCTGCCGCTCACCCCCACCGGCCTGCCCTTCCCGCTGCCCTCCCGGTACCACCTCTGGTTCGGCGACCCGCTGCGCTTCGAGGGCTCGCCGGACGACGACGACGCCGAGCTCGAGCGGAAGGTGGACGCGGTGAAGGGGGCCATCGACGGGCTCCTGAAGCAGGGGCTCGCCGAGCGCAAGCACGTCTTCTGGTAA
- a CDS encoding glycosyltransferase family 2 protein: MPSATPRLSVVIPVYDEETIVREACLELMARLDERGIDYELILTENGSRDRTVEILESLARERPRLRFLHSDEPNYGLALRRGILEARGEVVVCDEIDLCDVRFYDRALPVLDAGEADMVVGSKRAPGSRDRRPAYRRLATYVHNQLLAILLGFEGTDTHGVKAFLRERVAPVARRCVVDKDVFASELVLRASLEGKRVVEIPVTLEEKRPPSIALFKRVPNVLRQVAKLFWVLRVKAPARATDPEAERPEKA, encoded by the coding sequence ATGCCCTCCGCGACGCCCAGGCTCTCGGTGGTGATCCCCGTCTACGACGAGGAGACGATCGTCCGCGAGGCCTGCCTCGAGCTCATGGCGCGGCTCGACGAGCGCGGGATCGACTACGAGCTCATCCTCACCGAGAACGGGTCCCGCGACCGCACCGTCGAGATCCTGGAGTCGCTCGCCCGCGAGCGGCCGCGGCTGCGCTTCCTCCACTCCGACGAGCCGAACTACGGGCTCGCGCTGCGGCGCGGGATCCTCGAGGCCCGCGGCGAGGTGGTGGTCTGCGACGAGATCGACCTCTGCGACGTCCGCTTCTACGACCGCGCCCTCCCGGTGCTCGACGCCGGCGAGGCCGACATGGTGGTGGGCTCGAAGCGCGCCCCGGGCTCGCGCGACCGCCGGCCCGCCTACCGGCGCCTCGCCACCTACGTCCACAACCAGCTCCTCGCGATCCTGCTCGGCTTCGAGGGCACCGACACCCACGGGGTGAAGGCCTTCCTGCGCGAGCGGGTGGCGCCGGTGGCCCGGCGCTGCGTGGTGGACAAGGACGTCTTCGCGAGCGAGCTCGTGCTGCGCGCCTCGCTCGAGGGCAAGCGGGTGGTCGAGATCCCGGTCACGCTCGAGGAGAAGCGGCCGCCCTCCATCGCCCTCTTCAAGCGGGTCCCCAACGTGCTGCGGCAGGTGGCGAAGCTGTTCTGGGTGCTGCGGGTGAAGGCCCCGGCGCGCGCCACCGACCCCGAGGCGGAGCGCCCGGAGAAGGCGTGA
- a CDS encoding protoporphyrinogen/coproporphyrinogen oxidase, whose amino-acid sequence MPDSDVLILGAGLAGLSAALHARRAYRLVERAARPGGLCRTDAREGFLFDATGHWLHLRDPAMRALAEEALPGGWVTVERRAGIFSHQVFTRYPYQVNTAGLPAEVIAENVLGFIEAQYGEQGRALREREPATFGDFIRRHLGEGFARNFMFPYNEKLWTVHPDRLGVEWMGRFVPRPTVAQVVRGALGLEGDEAGYNASFVYPREGGIEAFVRGLVARLPRAAECGVHPVSIDAARRRCRLSTGEEVDYASAVATIPLPELVRLCEDAPPAVREAAERLRANTVTYVNVAARDVGAPPFHWVYLPEKRYAPYRIGSASAAVPSLAPPGWRSFYVEFAAGAPLPAEVVEPQAVEALLATGFLRSREDVRFLETRSIPHAYVLYDADYGAAKDAVVAWLASQGILTAGRYGRWEYSSMEDALLTGRECGRNA is encoded by the coding sequence GTGCCGGACAGCGACGTCCTCATCCTCGGCGCCGGCCTCGCCGGCCTCTCCGCCGCGCTCCACGCGCGCCGCGCCTACCGGCTGGTGGAGCGCGCGGCGCGCCCGGGCGGCCTCTGCCGCACCGACGCCCGCGAGGGCTTCCTCTTCGACGCCACCGGCCACTGGCTCCACCTGCGCGATCCCGCCATGCGGGCGCTGGCCGAGGAGGCCCTGCCGGGCGGCTGGGTCACCGTGGAGCGGCGGGCCGGGATCTTCTCCCACCAGGTCTTCACCCGCTACCCGTACCAGGTGAACACCGCCGGGCTGCCGGCCGAGGTGATCGCCGAGAACGTGCTCGGCTTCATCGAGGCCCAGTACGGCGAGCAGGGGCGCGCGCTGCGGGAGCGCGAGCCGGCCACCTTCGGCGACTTCATCCGCCGCCACCTCGGCGAGGGCTTCGCGCGGAACTTCATGTTCCCGTACAACGAGAAGCTCTGGACGGTGCACCCCGACCGGCTGGGCGTGGAGTGGATGGGCCGCTTCGTGCCGCGCCCGACGGTGGCGCAGGTGGTCCGGGGCGCGCTCGGGCTCGAGGGGGACGAGGCCGGCTACAACGCGAGCTTCGTCTACCCGCGGGAGGGCGGCATCGAGGCCTTCGTGCGCGGGCTCGTGGCCCGCCTGCCGCGCGCCGCCGAGTGCGGCGTCCACCCGGTGTCGATCGACGCGGCCCGGCGCCGCTGCCGGCTCTCCACCGGCGAGGAGGTGGACTACGCGAGCGCGGTCGCCACCATCCCGCTGCCGGAGCTGGTCCGGCTCTGCGAGGACGCGCCCCCGGCCGTGCGCGAGGCGGCGGAGCGGCTGCGGGCCAACACCGTCACCTACGTCAACGTGGCCGCGCGCGACGTCGGCGCGCCCCCCTTCCACTGGGTCTACCTCCCCGAGAAGCGCTACGCCCCGTACCGGATCGGCTCGGCCTCGGCCGCGGTGCCGTCGCTCGCGCCCCCGGGGTGGCGCAGCTTCTACGTCGAGTTCGCCGCCGGCGCCCCCCTCCCCGCCGAGGTGGTCGAGCCGCAGGCGGTGGAGGCGCTGCTCGCGACCGGGTTCCTCCGCTCGCGCGAGGATGTGCGCTTCCTCGAGACCCGCTCCATCCCGCACGCCTACGTCCTCTACGACGCCGACTACGGCGCCGCGAAGGACGCGGTGGTCGCCTGGCTCGCCTCGCAGGGCATCCTCACCGCCGGGCGGTACGGGCGCTGGGAGTACTCCTCCATGGAAGACGCCTTGCTCACCGGGCGCGAATGCGGCAGAAACGCCTGA